In a single window of the bacterium genome:
- a CDS encoding T9SS type A sorting domain-containing protein, translated as MPRILMIIFLVVATPPAAFADITTGLVGFWPFTGDAQDASGNGNHGSLVNAPTLTVDRHGVQDAAFHFNGLNTRIDVAPSASLAAPTTAITMAAYIRRDGWGMVGSQYNPILTKSIAAANDFQYRFIVSQSGLGTSLNSWNTSGSLPFDFLEDVWYHVASTWEADTLKSYVNGILMESTYLPTTIVPDTHSLSIGSDVPGVLEIFYGDIDEVRIYSRALSPADIAELVDLPSPVPDTFRPGPGLTLGRAFPNPVHVAAAIPFSLGDAMTVNIDIIDVAGRRVRTLVNGQSLAAGDHAIRWDGRDASGRPVVGGVYLYRVETPSGSASGKLVLRR; from the coding sequence ATGCCGCGCATTCTCATGATCATCTTTCTCGTCGTCGCCACCCCGCCGGCCGCCTTTGCCGACATCACCACCGGCCTGGTCGGTTTCTGGCCCTTCACGGGCGACGCCCAGGACGCCAGCGGCAACGGGAACCACGGCTCGCTCGTCAACGCCCCGACCCTGACCGTCGACAGGCACGGCGTTCAGGATGCCGCCTTCCATTTCAACGGATTGAACACGCGCATCGACGTGGCCCCTTCGGCATCTCTTGCGGCTCCCACCACGGCCATCACCATGGCCGCCTACATCCGGCGGGACGGTTGGGGCATGGTCGGCAGCCAGTACAATCCCATCCTCACCAAGTCGATCGCGGCGGCGAACGACTTCCAGTACCGGTTCATCGTCTCCCAGTCCGGACTCGGCACGTCCCTCAACAGCTGGAACACGTCCGGCAGTCTTCCCTTCGACTTCCTCGAGGACGTCTGGTACCACGTGGCCTCGACCTGGGAGGCCGACACGCTGAAGTCCTACGTCAACGGCATCCTGATGGAGTCCACCTACCTGCCGACGACCATCGTGCCGGACACGCACTCCCTGAGCATCGGTTCGGACGTCCCCGGCGTCCTGGAGATCTTCTACGGCGACATCGACGAGGTCCGGATCTACTCCCGCGCACTCTCGCCGGCGGACATCGCCGAATTGGTGGATCTCCCGAGTCCCGTGCCCGACACCTTCCGGCCCGGCCCCGGCCTGACCCTCGGTCGGGCGTTTCCCAATCCGGTCCACGTGGCGGCGGCCATTCCCTTCTCGCTCGGCGACGCCATGACCGTGAACATCGACATCATCGACGTCGCCGGTCGCCGCGTGCGCACCCTCGTGAACGGGCAGAGCCTCGCGGCCGGCGATCATGCCATTCGTTGGGACGGTCGGGACGCGTCGGGCCGGCCGGTCGTGGGCGGCGTGTATCTGTACCGGGTCGAGACGCCGTCCGGTTCGGCGTCGGGCAAGCTGGTCCTCAGGCGGTAG